The following are encoded in a window of Vicugna pacos chromosome 2, VicPac4, whole genome shotgun sequence genomic DNA:
- the PRDM8 gene encoding PR domain zinc finger protein 8 isoform X2: MEDSGIPRGIWDGDAKAVQQCLTDIFTSVYTTCDIPENAIFGPCVLSHTSLYDSIAFIALKSTDKRTVPYIFRVDTSAANGSSEGLMWLRLVQSARDKEEQNLEAYIKNGQLFYRSLRRIAKDEELLVWYGKELTELLLLCPSRSHSKMNGSSPYTCLECSQRFQFEFPYVAHLRFRCPKRLHSAELSPREEQGGGVGTKDHGGGGGKDQQQTQQQEAPLGPGPKFCKAGPVHHYPAASPEGGNPPAAGGGGSAKPSTDFHNLARELENSGGASGCSPVRSLSSGSNGSGHQEAELSPDGNAAGVGKGKRKFPEEAAESGGGGGGGGAGLVGSRGRFAERPLPASKEDLVCTPQQYRASGSYFGLEENGRLFAPPSPETGEAKRSAFVEVKKAARAAGLQEEAAADGGSTAAEDQDAGGGGSSTPVAASPAGAEKLLAPRPGGALPGRLEGGSPARGSAFTSVPQLGGAGGNGAGGGAGAGAAGGAGGGQGAASDERKSAFSQPARSFSQLSPLVLGQKLSALEPCHPGDGVGPTRLYPAASDPLAVKLQGAADLNGACGSLPNGGGGGGLPKQSPFLYATAFWPKSSAAAAAAAAAAAGPLQLQLPSALTLLPPSFTSLCLPAQNWCAKCNASFRMTSDLVYHMRSHHKKEYAMEPLVKRRREEKLKCPICNESFRERHHLSRHMTSHN, translated from the exons ATGGAGGATTCGGGCATCCCGCGAGGCATCTGGGATGGAGATGCCAAGGCTGTCCAACAATGCCTGACAGATATTTTTACCAGCGTTTACACTACCTGTGACATCCCTGAGAACGCTATATTTGGTCCCTGTGTCCTGAGCCATACTTCCCTGTATGACAGCATAGCTTTCATAGCTCTAAAGTCCACCGACAAGAGAACAGTCCCTTATATCTTCCGG GTAGACACCTCAGCGGCGAATGGTTCCTCAGAAGGTCTCATGTGGTTGCGTCTGGTCCAATCAGCCAGAGATAAAGAAGAGCAGAACCTTGAAGCCTATATAAAAAACGGACAGCTGTTTTACCGCTCTCTCCGCAGGATTGCCAAAGATGAGGAGTTATTAGTTTGGTATGGGAAAGAACTGACTGAGTTGCTCTTGCTCTGCCCCTCTAGATCCCACAGCAAAATGAATG GGTCGTCCCCTTACACATGCCTGGAATGCAGCCAACGTTTCCAGTTTGAGTTCCCCTATGTGGCGCATCTGCGCTTCCGCTGCCCCAAGAGACTTCACAGCGCTGAGCTGAGCCCCCGAGAGGAGCAAGGCGGCGGCGTGGGCACCAAGGATcacgggggcggcggcggcaagGATCAGCAGCAGACGCAGCAACAGGAGGCACCCTTGGGTCCCGGCCCCAAGTTCTGCAAAGCCGGCCCTGTCCACCACTACCCGGCCGCCTCCCCCGAGGGCGGTAACCCGCCTGCGGCTGGTGGCGGCGGCAGCGCGAAGCCGTCCACGGACTTTCACAATCTGGCCCgagagctggagaactcaggGGGAGCCAGCGGCTGCTCCCCAGTCCGGAGCCTCAGCAGCGGCAGCAACGGCAGCGGCCACCAGGAGGCGGAGCTGAGTCCCGACGGCAACGCCGCGGGCGTCGGCAAAGGGAAGAGGAAATTCCCGGAGGAGGCGGCGGagagtggcggcggcggcggcgggggcggcgcggGGCTGGTTGGAAGCCGGGGCCGCTTCGCCGAGCGGCCCCTGCCCGCCTCCAAGGAGGACCTGGTGTGCACGCCGCAGCAATACCGCGCCTCCGGCAGCTACTTCGGCCTGGAAGAGAACGGCCGCCTCTTCGCGCCGCCCAGCCCGGAGACGGGCGAGGCGAAGCGCAGCGCCTTCGTGGAGGTGAAGAAGGCGGCCCGAGCGGCCGGTCTGCAGGAGGAGGCGGCCGCCGACGGCGGGAGCACGGCCGCTGAGGACCAggacgcgggcggcggcggctcctccACGCCCGTGGCCGCGTCTCCGGCCGGCGCCGAGAAGCTGCTGGCCCCCCGGCCCGGGGGCGCGCTGCCGGGCCGGCTGGAGGGCGGCAGCCCGGCGCGGGGCAGCGCCTTCACCTCGGTGCCGCAGCTGGGAGGCGCGGGCGGCAACGGCGCCGGGGGCGGCGCGGGCGCGGGGgccgcgggcggggcgggcggcggcCAGGGCGCCGCGTCGGACGAGCGCAAAAGCGCCTTCTCGCAGCCGGCGCGCTCCTTCTCGCAGCTGTCCCCGCTGGTGCTGGGCCAGAAGCTGAGCGCGCTCGAGCCGTGCCACCCCGGCGACGGTGTCGGCCCCACCAGACTCTACCCGGCCGCCTCCGACCCTCTGGCCGTGAAGCTCCAGGGAGCCGCGGACCTGAACGGAGCTTGCGGGTCCCTGCCGaacggtggcggcggcggcgggctgcCCAAGCAGAGCCCCTTCCTCTACGCCACTGCTTTCTGGCCCAAAAGCTCCGCCGCCGCGGCGGCCGCGGCAGCCGCGGCTGCGGGGCCCCTGCAGTTGCAGCTGCCCTCGGCGCTCACGCTGCTGCCACCCTCCTTCACCTCGCTGTGTCTGCCCGCACAGAACTGGTGCGCCAAGTGCAATGCCTCCTTCCGCATGACCTCTGACCTGGTGTACCACATGAGGTCTCATCACAAAAAGGAGTACGCCATGGAGCCCTTGGTGAAGCGAAGGCGGGAGGAGAAACTCAAGTGCCCCATCTGCAACGAGTCCTTCAGGGAGCGCCACCATCTCTCCAGGCACATGACCTCGCATAATTGA
- the PRDM8 gene encoding PR domain zinc finger protein 8 isoform X1, whose product MEDSGIPRGIWDGDAKAVQQCLTDIFTSVYTTCDIPENAIFGPCVLSHTSLYDSIAFIALKSTDKRTVPYIFRVDTSAANGSSEGLMWLRLVQSARDKEEQNLEAYIKNGQLFYRSLRRIAKDEELLVWYGKELTELLLLCPSRSHSKMNAGSSPYTCLECSQRFQFEFPYVAHLRFRCPKRLHSAELSPREEQGGGVGTKDHGGGGGKDQQQTQQQEAPLGPGPKFCKAGPVHHYPAASPEGGNPPAAGGGGSAKPSTDFHNLARELENSGGASGCSPVRSLSSGSNGSGHQEAELSPDGNAAGVGKGKRKFPEEAAESGGGGGGGGAGLVGSRGRFAERPLPASKEDLVCTPQQYRASGSYFGLEENGRLFAPPSPETGEAKRSAFVEVKKAARAAGLQEEAAADGGSTAAEDQDAGGGGSSTPVAASPAGAEKLLAPRPGGALPGRLEGGSPARGSAFTSVPQLGGAGGNGAGGGAGAGAAGGAGGGQGAASDERKSAFSQPARSFSQLSPLVLGQKLSALEPCHPGDGVGPTRLYPAASDPLAVKLQGAADLNGACGSLPNGGGGGGLPKQSPFLYATAFWPKSSAAAAAAAAAAAGPLQLQLPSALTLLPPSFTSLCLPAQNWCAKCNASFRMTSDLVYHMRSHHKKEYAMEPLVKRRREEKLKCPICNESFRERHHLSRHMTSHN is encoded by the exons ATGGAGGATTCGGGCATCCCGCGAGGCATCTGGGATGGAGATGCCAAGGCTGTCCAACAATGCCTGACAGATATTTTTACCAGCGTTTACACTACCTGTGACATCCCTGAGAACGCTATATTTGGTCCCTGTGTCCTGAGCCATACTTCCCTGTATGACAGCATAGCTTTCATAGCTCTAAAGTCCACCGACAAGAGAACAGTCCCTTATATCTTCCGG GTAGACACCTCAGCGGCGAATGGTTCCTCAGAAGGTCTCATGTGGTTGCGTCTGGTCCAATCAGCCAGAGATAAAGAAGAGCAGAACCTTGAAGCCTATATAAAAAACGGACAGCTGTTTTACCGCTCTCTCCGCAGGATTGCCAAAGATGAGGAGTTATTAGTTTGGTATGGGAAAGAACTGACTGAGTTGCTCTTGCTCTGCCCCTCTAGATCCCACAGCAAAATGAATG CAGGGTCGTCCCCTTACACATGCCTGGAATGCAGCCAACGTTTCCAGTTTGAGTTCCCCTATGTGGCGCATCTGCGCTTCCGCTGCCCCAAGAGACTTCACAGCGCTGAGCTGAGCCCCCGAGAGGAGCAAGGCGGCGGCGTGGGCACCAAGGATcacgggggcggcggcggcaagGATCAGCAGCAGACGCAGCAACAGGAGGCACCCTTGGGTCCCGGCCCCAAGTTCTGCAAAGCCGGCCCTGTCCACCACTACCCGGCCGCCTCCCCCGAGGGCGGTAACCCGCCTGCGGCTGGTGGCGGCGGCAGCGCGAAGCCGTCCACGGACTTTCACAATCTGGCCCgagagctggagaactcaggGGGAGCCAGCGGCTGCTCCCCAGTCCGGAGCCTCAGCAGCGGCAGCAACGGCAGCGGCCACCAGGAGGCGGAGCTGAGTCCCGACGGCAACGCCGCGGGCGTCGGCAAAGGGAAGAGGAAATTCCCGGAGGAGGCGGCGGagagtggcggcggcggcggcgggggcggcgcggGGCTGGTTGGAAGCCGGGGCCGCTTCGCCGAGCGGCCCCTGCCCGCCTCCAAGGAGGACCTGGTGTGCACGCCGCAGCAATACCGCGCCTCCGGCAGCTACTTCGGCCTGGAAGAGAACGGCCGCCTCTTCGCGCCGCCCAGCCCGGAGACGGGCGAGGCGAAGCGCAGCGCCTTCGTGGAGGTGAAGAAGGCGGCCCGAGCGGCCGGTCTGCAGGAGGAGGCGGCCGCCGACGGCGGGAGCACGGCCGCTGAGGACCAggacgcgggcggcggcggctcctccACGCCCGTGGCCGCGTCTCCGGCCGGCGCCGAGAAGCTGCTGGCCCCCCGGCCCGGGGGCGCGCTGCCGGGCCGGCTGGAGGGCGGCAGCCCGGCGCGGGGCAGCGCCTTCACCTCGGTGCCGCAGCTGGGAGGCGCGGGCGGCAACGGCGCCGGGGGCGGCGCGGGCGCGGGGgccgcgggcggggcgggcggcggcCAGGGCGCCGCGTCGGACGAGCGCAAAAGCGCCTTCTCGCAGCCGGCGCGCTCCTTCTCGCAGCTGTCCCCGCTGGTGCTGGGCCAGAAGCTGAGCGCGCTCGAGCCGTGCCACCCCGGCGACGGTGTCGGCCCCACCAGACTCTACCCGGCCGCCTCCGACCCTCTGGCCGTGAAGCTCCAGGGAGCCGCGGACCTGAACGGAGCTTGCGGGTCCCTGCCGaacggtggcggcggcggcgggctgcCCAAGCAGAGCCCCTTCCTCTACGCCACTGCTTTCTGGCCCAAAAGCTCCGCCGCCGCGGCGGCCGCGGCAGCCGCGGCTGCGGGGCCCCTGCAGTTGCAGCTGCCCTCGGCGCTCACGCTGCTGCCACCCTCCTTCACCTCGCTGTGTCTGCCCGCACAGAACTGGTGCGCCAAGTGCAATGCCTCCTTCCGCATGACCTCTGACCTGGTGTACCACATGAGGTCTCATCACAAAAAGGAGTACGCCATGGAGCCCTTGGTGAAGCGAAGGCGGGAGGAGAAACTCAAGTGCCCCATCTGCAACGAGTCCTTCAGGGAGCGCCACCATCTCTCCAGGCACATGACCTCGCATAATTGA